The Polaribacter tangerinus genome has a segment encoding these proteins:
- a CDS encoding SusC/RagA family TonB-linked outer membrane protein, producing the protein MRKQITLLLLLFVGICATAQTTNIKGVVKDAANGDLLPGVSIIIKGTTKGTETDFDGVYNLQDVPNGAILVFNYLGYKQQEVVVNKSIINVTLEIQAEALDEIIVVGYGKQKRKDVTGSVSIVGEETFEVLRPIDATTALQGTTSGVAVNLSSGAPGAKVNILIRGVSSNTNNQPLTIVDGYEGDLNSINPNDIETITVLKDAQAAIYGIKGANGVVLVTTKIGKKNKAPSVRYETFAALQQTTRKLPYLNATEYALVLNEAYGASGQPLPFSDVSQLGYGTNFQDELFNNAILMNHNISVSGGGENFNYFISASRTEQDGIIAKENSNFIRNNIKINLGVDISDKLKFSLISNYFTAASEGFDGSVLFNGLNYAPTFGAYEDDVNNFLGIELINPLNQLQNTYNENNGNGLEGNFKLEYKPLEGLTLTSRLGYKIYNEKGRTFTPIQNYGSSKVFNTPQSSVYQFKQTSTRVVLETFANYEKTFAEDHNTTFTLGTSVQNDLFDGIYATGINVPNNSYDFADLSLTDKFSDQRSLNSGFNDIRLISYFSRLQYDYKGKYLFSGLVRRDAASVFDKNLRVDHFWSATTGWKISDEEFLRDNKTISFLKLRASYGTLGNLVGNNLNRSFLSGEGTYVFDGVLVDGEAQGRLPNPLAQWETAKKLDIGLDINLFDDKISIVADYFEESRENLLIQNFPVSGILGTGAPGGGNPTVNAGTSRNIGGELAINYKAIDNENSSLNLSYNVTYVNNEVTDVTGGAFLEGGSFAIGNLPPSRMEVGQPIGYFYGLQTDGIFQNQAEIDVHPSQSALGASNTSPGDIRYKDINGDGKVDVNDRTNIGKPQADFFMGFNISGNYKNWDFAAYFYAELGKDIVRNYERFLPNSNKPNYYLGRWKGEGTSNTIPRLTNDATNNKLFSDFFVEDGSFLRMQNIQIGYTLSDNLVEKIGISKLRLYTSINNLFTITDYSGFDPTINGGAIGAGIDYGTYPSARQFMLGLNVEF; encoded by the coding sequence ATGAGAAAACAAATCACTCTTTTACTTCTTTTGTTTGTTGGTATTTGTGCCACTGCACAAACCACAAATATTAAGGGAGTTGTTAAAGACGCAGCCAACGGAGATTTATTACCTGGAGTAAGCATTATTATTAAAGGAACTACTAAAGGAACTGAAACAGATTTTGATGGTGTTTACAACTTACAAGATGTGCCTAATGGAGCTATTTTGGTTTTTAATTACTTAGGTTACAAACAACAAGAAGTTGTGGTTAATAAATCTATAATTAATGTAACCTTAGAAATACAGGCAGAGGCATTAGATGAAATTATTGTGGTAGGTTATGGTAAGCAAAAACGGAAAGATGTTACCGGTTCTGTATCTATAGTAGGAGAAGAAACTTTTGAAGTTTTGAGACCAATTGATGCAACTACAGCATTGCAAGGTACCACCTCTGGTGTAGCTGTAAACTTATCTTCAGGGGCGCCAGGTGCTAAAGTAAATATTCTTATACGTGGAGTTAGTTCAAATACCAACAACCAACCGTTAACAATTGTAGATGGTTACGAGGGAGACTTAAATAGTATTAACCCAAACGATATAGAAACCATTACTGTTCTTAAAGATGCGCAAGCGGCTATTTACGGAATTAAAGGAGCAAATGGAGTAGTTTTGGTTACAACAAAAATTGGTAAGAAAAATAAAGCTCCTTCCGTAAGGTATGAAACTTTTGCAGCTCTTCAGCAAACAACAAGAAAATTGCCATATTTAAATGCCACCGAATATGCATTGGTTTTAAATGAGGCATATGGTGCTAGTGGCCAACCATTACCTTTTTCCGATGTGTCGCAATTAGGATATGGAACCAATTTTCAGGACGAATTATTTAACAATGCCATTTTAATGAATCACAACATTAGTGTATCTGGCGGAGGAGAAAATTTTAACTATTTTATTAGCGCTAGTAGAACAGAGCAGGATGGTATTATTGCCAAAGAAAATTCTAATTTTATTAGAAACAATATTAAAATTAATTTAGGAGTAGATATTTCCGATAAATTAAAGTTTTCTTTAATATCTAATTATTTTACTGCAGCTTCAGAAGGTTTCGATGGCTCTGTATTATTTAACGGATTAAATTATGCTCCAACTTTTGGGGCTTATGAAGATGATGTAAATAACTTTTTAGGAATTGAATTAATCAACCCATTAAATCAACTACAAAATACCTACAACGAAAATAATGGAAATGGTTTAGAAGGAAATTTTAAACTAGAATATAAACCTTTAGAAGGATTGACTCTTACATCTAGACTTGGTTATAAAATATACAACGAAAAAGGAAGAACCTTTACCCCAATTCAAAACTATGGTAGTAGTAAAGTATTTAATACTCCGCAGAGTTCTGTTTATCAGTTTAAACAAACATCTACAAGAGTTGTCTTAGAGACTTTTGCTAATTATGAAAAAACATTTGCAGAAGACCACAATACTACCTTCACTTTAGGAACAAGTGTGCAAAACGATTTATTTGACGGTATTTATGCAACCGGAATAAATGTGCCAAATAATTCATATGATTTTGCAGATTTAAGTTTAACAGACAAATTTAGCGATCAAAGGAGTTTAAATTCGGGCTTTAACGATATCCGTCTTATTTCGTATTTCTCTAGATTGCAATACGATTACAAAGGAAAGTATTTATTTTCTGGATTAGTCAGAAGAGATGCTGCATCAGTTTTTGACAAAAATTTGAGAGTAGATCATTTCTGGTCTGCCACAACAGGATGGAAAATCTCAGATGAAGAATTTTTAAGAGATAACAAAACTATTAGTTTTCTAAAGCTAAGAGCTAGTTATGGTACTTTAGGAAACCTTGTAGGTAATAATTTAAACAGGTCTTTTTTAAGCGGAGAAGGAACGTATGTTTTTGATGGAGTATTAGTAGATGGTGAGGCTCAAGGGAGATTGCCGAATCCTTTAGCACAATGGGAAACTGCTAAAAAGTTAGATATTGGTTTGGATATTAATTTATTTGATGATAAAATTTCTATCGTAGCAGATTATTTTGAAGAAAGTAGAGAGAACTTATTAATACAAAACTTTCCTGTATCGGGTATTTTAGGAACTGGTGCGCCAGGTGGTGGAAATCCAACTGTAAATGCTGGTACATCTAGAAATATTGGTGGGGAATTGGCAATTAATTATAAAGCTATAGACAATGAAAATTCTTCATTAAACCTATCCTATAACGTTACATACGTAAATAATGAAGTTACAGATGTAACAGGAGGCGCTTTCTTAGAAGGAGGTTCTTTTGCAATTGGAAATTTACCACCGTCTAGAATGGAAGTAGGACAACCGATCGGATATTTTTATGGATTGCAAACAGATGGAATTTTTCAAAACCAAGCAGAAATAGATGTACACCCTTCACAAAGTGCTTTGGGAGCATCTAACACTTCTCCAGGAGATATTCGTTATAAAGATATTAATGGTGATGGTAAAGTTGATGTAAATGACAGAACTAATATAGGGAAACCACAAGCAGATTTTTTTATGGGTTTTAATATTTCTGGAAACTATAAAAACTGGGATTTTGCTGCCTATTTTTATGCTGAATTAGGAAAAGACATTGTTAGGAATTACGAACGTTTTTTACCAAACTCAAACAAACCTAATTACTACTTAGGTAGGTGGAAGGGAGAAGGAACTAGTAATACAATTCCGAGACTTACAAATGATGCTACAAACAATAAACTGTTTTCAGACTTTTTCGTTGAAGATGGTTCGTTTTTAAGAATGCAAAACATACAAATTGGCTATACTTTATCGGATAATTTAGTCGAAAAAATAGGCATATCTAAGTTAAGATTATATACAAGTATTAATAACCTATTTACAATAACAGATTACTCTGGCTTCGACCCAACAATAAATGGAGGAGCAATTGGTGCGGGTATTGACTATGGAACGTATCCTTCCGCTAGACAGTTTATGTTAGGGTTAAATGTTGAATTTTAA
- a CDS encoding RagB/SusD family nutrient uptake outer membrane protein gives MKNFSKKISVTILAIASLLIANGCSDDYLDNTKIYAEDSESYFNSESDYYNALVAAYDPLQSTFINVLMGEIASNNTLCGGESATDVPGYQQIDDMVHTPVNAQLQNLWDWMYGGVNRASYIIEFRDKTNFTGKEIILGEAYFLRAYYNFELVKWFGAIPIKPEGRFSVGDEKTIPRSPVTEVYSYIEQDLKKAVASLSYSAPQVGRATKGAAEALLGKVYLYQNKFTEAANVLEDVITKGPYMLEPDYGKIFEFQGENGSGSVFEIQYTDIEGAGFGCLQCSEGNVAVGFQGVRGYNGDLFTSGFSFNVPTQEVVDEFEAGDKRKEVAILDIDAWAASTGASFTVGYEHTGYFNRKYLPRKRSATAAGDLNLTNPNNYRAIRFADVLLMAAEANNRKEIANDTKARQYLNRVRARAFGNSNNEVTVSGSDLTAAIYHERRVELVGEGHHFFDLVRTGRGAEIPGFTENKNEVFPIPLEEIQFSQGNWSQNNNY, from the coding sequence ATGAAAAATTTCAGTAAAAAAATATCAGTTACTATTCTTGCAATTGCAAGTTTACTTATTGCGAATGGTTGTTCAGACGATTATTTAGACAATACAAAAATTTATGCAGAAGATTCTGAATCTTATTTTAACTCAGAATCCGATTATTACAACGCGCTTGTAGCTGCATACGACCCATTACAATCTACCTTTATTAATGTGTTAATGGGAGAAATTGCTTCAAATAATACTTTATGTGGTGGTGAGAGTGCCACCGATGTTCCGGGTTATCAACAAATAGATGATATGGTACATACTCCTGTAAATGCTCAATTACAAAATTTATGGGACTGGATGTACGGAGGTGTAAATAGAGCTTCTTACATCATAGAGTTTAGAGATAAAACAAACTTTACCGGTAAAGAAATTATTTTAGGTGAAGCTTATTTTTTAAGAGCATATTATAATTTTGAATTGGTAAAATGGTTTGGTGCAATACCTATTAAGCCAGAGGGAAGATTTTCTGTTGGTGATGAAAAAACCATTCCTAGATCGCCAGTAACAGAAGTGTATTCTTATATCGAGCAAGATTTAAAAAAGGCAGTTGCTAGTTTGTCTTACTCTGCGCCGCAGGTTGGTAGGGCTACGAAAGGTGCTGCAGAGGCACTTTTAGGAAAAGTATATTTATATCAAAATAAGTTTACAGAAGCTGCAAATGTGCTAGAAGATGTAATTACAAAAGGCCCTTACATGTTAGAGCCAGATTATGGTAAAATATTCGAATTTCAAGGAGAAAATGGTTCAGGTTCCGTTTTTGAAATTCAGTATACAGACATAGAAGGCGCAGGTTTTGGATGCTTACAATGTAGTGAAGGTAATGTAGCTGTAGGTTTTCAAGGTGTTAGAGGATATAACGGAGATTTGTTTACTTCAGGCTTTAGCTTTAATGTTCCAACTCAAGAAGTAGTGGATGAGTTTGAGGCTGGAGACAAACGTAAAGAGGTAGCTATTTTAGATATTGATGCATGGGCAGCTAGCACAGGAGCTAGTTTTACAGTAGGTTATGAACATACTGGGTATTTTAATAGAAAGTATTTACCAAGAAAAAGAAGTGCTACAGCGGCAGGAGATTTAAATCTTACGAACCCTAATAATTATCGAGCAATTCGTTTTGCAGATGTTTTGTTAATGGCTGCTGAGGCAAATAATAGAAAAGAAATTGCCAACGATACAAAAGCAAGACAGTACCTAAATAGAGTAAGAGCAAGAGCATTTGGCAATAGTAATAATGAAGTTACCGTAAGTGGTTCAGATTTAACTGCAGCAATTTATCATGAGAGACGTGTAGAGTTAGTAGGTGAAGGACATCACTTTTTCGACTTAGTTAGAACAGGTAGAGGTGCTGAAATTCCAGGATTTACAGAAAATAAAAACGAAGTTTTTCCAATTCCTCTAGAAGAAATTCAGTTTTCTCAAGGAAATTGGAGTCAAAATAATAACTACTAA